Proteins found in one Drosophila busckii strain San Diego stock center, stock number 13000-0081.31 chromosome 2R, ASM1175060v1, whole genome shotgun sequence genomic segment:
- the LOC108597473 gene encoding drosomycin-like — MKFIIFTLFVALAALMSVSMVEADCLSGLYKGPCAAWDDDNCKLACRNEGRRSGHCAASLKCWCEGC, encoded by the coding sequence ATGAAGTTCATTATTTTCACATTGTTCGTTGCTCTGGCTGCTCTGATGAGCGTCAGTATGGTAGAAGCCGATTGCCTTTCCGGCTTGTACAAGGGTCCTTGTGCCGCATGGGATGACGACAACTGTAAACTGGCCTGCCGAAATGAAGGTCGCAGATCTGGACATTGTGCTGCGAGCTTGAAATGCTGGTGTGAGGGCTGTTAA
- the LOC108595693 gene encoding drosomycin-like, protein MKFIIFTLFVALAAMMSVSMVEADCLSGLYKGPCAAWSGPNCNRACNNEGRGNGHCSSALKCWCEGC, encoded by the coding sequence ATGAAGTTCATAATTTTCACATTGTTCGTTGCTCTGGCTGCTATGATGAGCGTCAGTATGGTAGAAGCGGATTGCCTTTCCGGCTTGTACAAGGGTCCTTGTGCCGCATGGAGTGGACCAAACTGCAATCGTGCCTGCAATAATGAGGGCCGTGGCAACGGACATTGCTCTTCGGCTTTGAAATGCTGGTGTGAGGGCTGTTAA
- the LOC108597472 gene encoding putative sodium-dependent multivitamin transporter: protein MPLGTFDAWDAAVLVCILLISALIGIYYRYTGGKQKTTQEYLMADQSMTTFPVSFSLMASFMSAISLMGVSSESYQFGTLFGVINIAYVISTPIAAYIFLPVFYRMRTTSVYEYLERRFGYATRLAASLAFTLQMVLYMGIALYAPALALEAVTGIHRGTAIVVLGLVCAFYSTLGGLKAVLITDVFQSFLMFAAIYAVIAVSVIKAGGFGAIWQVAEERGRIQFLEFSMDPTMRQTWWSLIIGGMVTYLSLYGVNQTQVQRLLSVHNLKSAQSALWWNLPILGLLSFSTLFSGLAIFYFYRDCDPKLEGRIKQRDQLMPLFAVDTMGQYPGLCGLFVSGIFSASLSTISSAVTSLSAVTLEDYLKPLYKTIFKRTLIDSKSTLPTKIIACIYGLLCIVLAFVAGSLGGVLQASLTIFGIVGGPLLGIFTLGVCTVRTNQRGVLLGFLLGLIFCFWIGFCSLKPETTLTFSTDGCEASNITQVAAKALQSHEEASHFYLYRLSYWWLSVLGFIITLIVGYFSSMLLAYCNYADNSQIYLDKYKRQLDYDLFAPLLSRRWRQQQLQQDQQASDDETLTKLTQQPTAAI, encoded by the exons ATGCCGCTGGGTACATTTGATGCTTGGGATGCGGCGGTGCTGGTGTGCATCTTGCTAATCTCAGCGCTGATTGGTATTTACTACCGCTACACGGGAGGCAAGCAAAAGACGACACAGGAATACCTGATGGCGGATCAAAGTATGACAACGTTTCCCGTATCGTTTAGTTTAATGGCCAGCTTTATGTCTGCCATTTCACTAATGGGCGTCTCCAGTGAATCCTATCAGTTTGGCACGCTCTTCGGTGTAATCAACATTGCCTACGTAATCAGCACACCCATTGCTGCTTACATATTTCTACCCGTGTTCTATCGTATGCGCACAACAAGTGTCTACGAGTATTTGGAGCGTCGTTTTGGATATGCCACCAGATTGGCTGCATCCCTAGCGTTTACGCTGCAAATGGTGCTCTATATGGGCATAGCACTTTATGCTCCTGCATTGGCACTGGAGGCAGTCACAGGCATACACAGAGGCACAGCTATAGTGGTGCTAGGTCTAGTATGCGCCTTCTACTCAACGCTGGGCGGGCTCAAAGCCGTTCTCATCACAGACGTCTTTCAATCATTTCTTATGTTTGCGGCCATTTATGCGGTAATAGCTGTTTCAGTTATTAAAGCTGGCGGATTTGGTGCCATTTGGCAGGTGGCTGAGGAGCGCGGACGCATTCAGTTCCTGGAATTTTCAATGGATCCCACAATGCGTCAGACATGGTGGTCACTAATCATAGGCGGCATGGTTACATATCTATCGCTATATGGCGTTAATCAAACCCAGGTACAGCGTCTGTTGAGtgtacataatttaaaaagcgcACAGTCAGCGCTCTGGTGGAATTTGCCCATTTTAGGGCTTTTAAGCTTTAGCACGCTCTTCAGTGGCTTGGCTATATTCTATTTCTATCGTGACTGTGACCCAAAACTGGAGGGACGAATTAAGCAAAGGGATCAACTCATGCCGCTGTTTGCTGTGGATACCATGG GTCAATACCCCGGGCTATGTGGTCTCTTTGTTTCGGGCATATTCTCGGCGAGTCTGTCGACTATATCCTCTGCCGTTACCTCGCTCTCAGCTGTAACACTGGAGGACTATCTAAAGCCACTATACAAGACCATCTTTAAGCGCACACTCATTGACTCTAAGTCTACACTGCCCACTAAGATTATTGCCTGCATCTATGGCTTGCTCTGCATTGTGCTGGCCTTTGTAGCTGGCTCCCTCGGTGGCGTGCTGCAGGCATCGCTGACCATCTTTGGCATTGTGGGTGGTCCACTGTTGGGCATTTTTACGCTTGGCGTTTGCACAGTGCGCACCAATCAACGAGGCGTGCTGCTCGGCTTTTTGCTGGGTCTTATCTTTTGCTTCTGGATTGGATTTTGTAGCCTCAAGCCCGAGACCACGCTAACATTCAGCACCGATGGTTGCGAAGCAAGTAATATTACACAAGTGGCAGCTAAGGCGCTGCAGAGCCACGAAGAGGCGTCACACTTTTACCTATATCGTCTGTCCTATTGGTGGCTCAGTGTGCTGGGCTTCATCATCACCTTAATTGTGGGCTACTTCAGCAGCATGCTGCTGGCGTACTGCAACTATGCAGACAACTCACAAATTTACTTGGACAAGTACAAGCGACAGCTGGACTACGATCTGTTTGCGCCGCTGCTTTCACGCAGATGgaggcaacaacagctgcagcaggacCAGCAGGCGTCGGATGATGAGACGCTAACGAAATTAACGCAGCAGCCAACTGCAGCTATATAA
- the LOC108596002 gene encoding kunitz-type serine protease inhibitor A-like, which yields MKFTLILTCMILYVTIIGAQQRCRGAFRPTRLNPRSCTADIDSGHSLNIDCRRNGNMWAYSQRRRRCVKFTYLGCAGNGNRYCSQRDCNARCPPRSTN from the exons atgaaatttacgcTAATCTTGACTTGTATGATCCTCTATGTGACCATAATTGGGGCACAACAACGCTGTCGCGGAGCATTTCGTCCAACCAGATTGA ATCCCCGTAGCTGTACGGCTGACATTGATTCGGGCCACAGTCTTAATATTGACTGTCGTAGAAATGGGAATATGTGGGCCTACAGTCAAAGGCGTCGTAGATGCGTCAAATTTACGTATTTGGGTTGCGCCGGCAATGGCAATCGTTACTGCAGTCAACGTGACTGCAACGCCAGGTGTCCACCTCGTAGTaccaattaa